Proteins from a genomic interval of Candidatus Methylomirabilota bacterium:
- a CDS encoding PIN domain-containing protein, whose amino-acid sequence MSPPIVADTGGLLRALASTKGGRPSFPEYEKILTSASLVIVPALVLAEVDYFLRDHRAAMRKLVAEMFDPGTRYEYELPLPSDIVRALELDARFGKLRLGLVDGTVAAVAERRHVYRILTTDRRDFGAIRVGPRLTRPLELLP is encoded by the coding sequence TTGAGTCCGCCGATCGTTGCCGATACTGGCGGACTCCTGCGCGCACTCGCGAGCACGAAGGGCGGCCGGCCGAGCTTTCCCGAGTACGAGAAGATTCTGACGTCGGCGAGTCTCGTCATCGTGCCTGCCCTCGTTCTGGCCGAGGTGGACTACTTTCTGCGTGACCACCGGGCCGCCATGCGCAAGCTGGTCGCGGAGATGTTTGATCCGGGAACGCGCTACGAATATGAGCTGCCGCTCCCTTCCGACATCGTTCGAGCCCTCGAGCTCGACGCAAGATTTGGGAAGCTCCGCTTGGGACTGGTCGATGGGACCGTCGCCGCTGTCGCTGAGCGACGGCATGTGTACCGAATACTGACGACGGATCGTCGCGATTTCGGCGCCATCCGCGTCGGTCCACGTCTTACGCGGCCCCTCGAGCTACTGCCATGA
- a CDS encoding ABC transporter ATP-binding protein produces the protein MLKVSNVEVIYQHIILVLKGVSLEVPDGTIVTLLGANGAGKSTLLKAISGLLRIEEGEVHTGTIEFDGRRIDRWNASDVVRLGIAQVMEGRRVFPHLTTEENLIAGAHTRRDRGGVRSSLDLVYGYFPRLAERRRVKAGYLSGGEQQMLAIGRALMGRPRLMLLDEPSLGLAPLLVEEIFEIIRRLNREEQVTILLVEQNAVIALEVAAYGYIMENGRIVLDGPVESLRANEDVKEFYLGLTEVGGRRSYRDVKHYRRRKRWLS, from the coding sequence ATGCTGAAAGTTAGCAACGTCGAGGTGATCTACCAGCACATCATCCTGGTGCTGAAGGGCGTCTCCCTGGAAGTCCCCGACGGGACCATCGTCACGCTCCTCGGCGCCAACGGCGCCGGCAAGTCCACGCTGCTCAAGGCCATCTCGGGCCTCCTCCGCATCGAGGAGGGCGAGGTCCATACCGGCACCATCGAGTTCGACGGCCGGCGGATCGACCGCTGGAACGCGTCCGACGTCGTCCGGCTCGGCATTGCGCAGGTGATGGAGGGCCGCCGCGTCTTTCCGCACCTGACCACCGAGGAGAACCTGATCGCCGGGGCCCATACCCGGCGTGATCGGGGTGGCGTCCGGTCGAGCCTCGACCTCGTCTACGGGTATTTCCCCCGGCTGGCCGAGCGCCGGCGAGTCAAGGCGGGCTACCTCTCCGGGGGCGAGCAGCAGATGCTGGCCATCGGCCGCGCGCTCATGGGGCGTCCGCGCCTGATGCTGCTCGATGAGCCGTCGCTGGGGCTCGCCCCGCTGCTGGTGGAGGAGATCTTCGAGATCATCCGCCGTCTCAACCGGGAAGAGCAGGTCACCATCCTGCTGGTCGAGCAGAACGCCGTCATCGCTCTCGAGGTCGCGGCCTATGGCTACATCATGGAGAACGGCCGGATCGTGCTGGACGGGCCGGTCGAGAGCCTCCGGGCCAACGAAGACGTCAAGGAGTTCTATCTGGGCCTGACCGAGGTCGGCGGGCGACGGTCGTACCGGGACGTGAAGCACTACCGACGCCGCAAGCGCTGGCTGAGCTGA
- a CDS encoding ABC transporter substrate-binding protein: MKRLLVGSCVVVAVVALVVSVGVSQGKVLKIGNFCDRLGPTQTVGVKYCPGFHDYMDLINSRGGIEGYKIEHNEVEHGYAVPKAVEGYNKFKAEGYLAVVSYGTPITDALKTFANRDKISLLTPGFGISDVEDATKFPYVFVGVASYKSQVAAIYQYIKEAWKENRAAKIAYLFYDNPAGRDPLDYVRELPKKLGNMELVGEVACPPPCAEASSQMLQIQRLNPDFVISHLFGKGPALTVGERAKLGMKATMISLVWGFSEDEVNVNGPAAEGYMGVNFVVMPEDLAKLPVAKDIADMYKKGGKEPPKEMNSIYYVRGIMNAALFTEAAKHAIKAAGGSAVTGEHFKKGMESIKDFTGEGTIAPTTITATNHAGSRKVRLYKVQGGKFVLVKDWFEGPHL; the protein is encoded by the coding sequence ATGAAGCGTTTACTGGTGGGCTCGTGCGTGGTCGTCGCGGTGGTCGCGCTGGTGGTGTCGGTGGGGGTCAGCCAGGGCAAGGTGCTCAAGATCGGCAACTTCTGTGACCGGCTGGGGCCGACCCAGACGGTCGGCGTGAAGTACTGCCCCGGCTTCCACGACTACATGGATCTGATCAACTCGCGGGGCGGGATCGAGGGCTACAAGATCGAGCACAACGAGGTCGAGCACGGGTACGCGGTGCCCAAGGCGGTCGAGGGCTACAACAAGTTCAAGGCCGAGGGTTACCTGGCCGTCGTCAGCTACGGGACGCCGATCACGGATGCCCTGAAGACGTTCGCGAACCGGGACAAGATCAGCCTCCTCACCCCCGGCTTCGGCATCTCGGACGTCGAGGACGCGACCAAGTTCCCGTACGTGTTCGTCGGCGTGGCCTCCTACAAGTCCCAGGTGGCAGCCATCTACCAGTACATCAAGGAGGCCTGGAAGGAGAACCGGGCGGCCAAGATCGCCTACCTCTTCTACGACAACCCGGCCGGCCGCGACCCGCTCGACTACGTCCGGGAGCTCCCGAAGAAGCTCGGCAACATGGAGCTGGTCGGCGAGGTCGCCTGCCCGCCTCCGTGCGCGGAAGCCAGTTCTCAGATGCTCCAGATCCAGCGTCTCAACCCCGACTTCGTCATCTCGCACCTGTTCGGGAAGGGCCCGGCCCTGACCGTGGGGGAGCGGGCCAAGCTCGGGATGAAGGCCACCATGATCAGCCTGGTGTGGGGCTTCAGCGAGGACGAGGTGAACGTGAACGGGCCGGCCGCCGAGGGGTACATGGGCGTGAACTTCGTCGTCATGCCGGAGGACCTCGCCAAGCTGCCCGTCGCCAAAGACATCGCGGACATGTACAAGAAAGGCGGGAAGGAGCCTCCGAAGGAGATGAACTCGATCTACTACGTCCGCGGTATCATGAACGCGGCGCTGTTCACCGAGGCCGCCAAGCACGCCATCAAGGCGGCCGGGGGCAGCGCCGTGACCGGCGAGCACTTCAAGAAGGGGATGGAGTCGATCAAGGATTTCACCGGCGAGGGGACGATCGCTCCGACGACCATCACGGCGACCAACCACGCCGGCTCCCGTAAGGTGCGCCTCTACAAGGTACAGGGCGGGAAGTTCGTGCTGGTGAAGGACTGGTTCGAGGGGCCGCACCTCTAG
- a CDS encoding branched-chain amino acid ABC transporter permease → MAVYQLPLARFGLVALLVVLFGVVPLTASDYALSILNLVGIASIGAIGLNLLVGFAGQISLGQGGFMAIGAYTAALFALRLEAPFWLALPAAGFSTAVVGCLFGIPSLRVKGLYLAIATLAAQFIIEWNLLHSGWLTGQGAQGALVIEPATLGSLVLDTERRKYYLIIVVALVATVAARNLARSYIGRAFVAIRDQDIAAETMGVNIFRYKLLAFAISSFYAGVTGAMWAYYTQVVSYEHFLINTSIDYLAMIIIGGLGSVPGSILGAAFITLMPAGIRDALEALKRWGMPGTLGNFAYVREIIFGLAIVLFLILEPEGLYRIWRRIKDYFRLWPFAY, encoded by the coding sequence ATGGCCGTGTACCAGCTGCCCCTGGCCCGCTTCGGGCTCGTCGCGCTCCTGGTCGTGCTCTTCGGCGTGGTGCCGCTCACCGCCAGCGACTACGCCCTCTCCATCCTCAACCTCGTCGGCATCGCCTCCATCGGCGCCATCGGGCTCAACCTCCTGGTCGGGTTCGCCGGCCAGATCTCGCTCGGCCAGGGCGGGTTCATGGCAATCGGCGCCTACACCGCGGCGCTCTTCGCCCTGCGGCTCGAGGCGCCGTTCTGGCTCGCGCTGCCCGCCGCGGGGTTCAGCACGGCGGTGGTAGGCTGCCTGTTCGGGATCCCATCGCTCCGGGTCAAGGGCCTCTACCTCGCCATCGCCACGCTGGCCGCCCAGTTCATCATCGAGTGGAACCTCCTGCACTCGGGCTGGCTCACCGGGCAGGGAGCCCAGGGGGCGCTCGTCATCGAGCCGGCCACCCTCGGCTCGCTCGTCCTGGACACCGAGCGGCGCAAGTACTACCTGATCATCGTGGTCGCGCTGGTGGCGACGGTGGCCGCCCGCAACCTCGCCCGGAGCTATATCGGCCGGGCCTTCGTGGCCATCCGGGACCAGGACATCGCCGCCGAGACCATGGGCGTGAACATCTTCCGCTACAAGCTCCTGGCCTTCGCCATCTCGTCGTTCTACGCGGGGGTGACCGGAGCCATGTGGGCCTACTACACCCAGGTCGTGAGCTACGAGCACTTCCTCATCAACACGTCGATCGACTACCTGGCCATGATCATCATCGGTGGGCTGGGCTCGGTGCCCGGCTCGATCCTGGGAGCGGCCTTCATCACCCTGATGCCGGCCGGCATCCGGGACGCCCTGGAGGCGCTCAAGCGCTGGGGGATGCCGGGGACCCTGGGCAACTTCGCCTACGTCCGGGAGATCATCTTTGGCCTGGCGATCGTGTTATTCCTGATCCTGGAGCCGGAGGGGCTTTACCGGATCTGGCGCCGGATCAAGGACTATTTCCGGCTGTGGCCGTTCGCGTACTGA
- a CDS encoding branched-chain amino acid ABC transporter permease, whose amino-acid sequence MEFFLQLVLNGLMVGALYTLIAMGFVLIYKASEVINFAQGEQVMIGGYVALMMLSSVRLPLPLAILVTMGLMALLGFVVERGILRPLTGYPVVSVIMATIGLAAILRGVAPWVWSAEVRGFPAIVPSTPFRVLGVPLAPINLASAALALLCMGVLGYFFQRTRFGIAMRAVSDDPRAAAAMGIDLRAILALAWAIAGMVSALGGVIWGRILGVDPYLAIVGLKVFPVVILGGLDSIMGAVVGGFLMGVLENLAAGYIDPLVGGGAKDVVPFMVLIVALMVRPYGLFGREIIERV is encoded by the coding sequence ATGGAGTTCTTCCTCCAGCTCGTCCTGAACGGCCTCATGGTCGGGGCCCTGTACACCCTGATCGCCATGGGGTTCGTGCTGATCTACAAGGCGAGCGAGGTCATCAACTTCGCGCAGGGCGAGCAGGTGATGATCGGCGGTTATGTCGCGCTGATGATGCTCTCGAGCGTGCGGCTGCCGCTGCCGCTGGCCATCCTGGTGACGATGGGGCTGATGGCGCTGCTGGGGTTCGTCGTCGAGCGGGGGATCCTGCGGCCGCTGACGGGTTACCCCGTCGTGTCGGTGATCATGGCGACCATCGGCCTGGCCGCCATCCTGCGAGGCGTGGCGCCGTGGGTGTGGAGCGCGGAGGTGCGAGGGTTTCCGGCCATTGTCCCGTCGACGCCGTTTCGGGTGCTGGGCGTCCCGCTGGCGCCCATCAACCTGGCGTCGGCCGCGCTCGCACTCCTGTGCATGGGCGTGCTGGGCTACTTCTTCCAGCGCACCCGCTTCGGGATCGCCATGCGGGCCGTGTCGGACGACCCCCGGGCGGCGGCTGCCATGGGCATCGACCTCCGCGCGATCCTCGCCCTGGCCTGGGCCATCGCGGGCATGGTGTCGGCCCTCGGCGGCGTCATCTGGGGGCGCATCCTCGGCGTGGATCCGTACCTGGCGATCGTCGGGCTCAAGGTGTTCCCGGTGGTGATCCTCGGGGGCCTCGACTCCATCATGGGAGCGGTGGTGGGCGGCTTCCTCATGGGCGTGCTGGAGAACCTGGCGGCCGGCTACATCGACCCGCTGGTAGGCGGCGGAGCCAAGGACGTCGTGCCCTTCATGGTACTGATCGTGGCGCTGATGGTGCGGCCGTACGGCCTGTTCGGCCGCGAGATCATCGAGCGCGTGTAG
- a CDS encoding AMP-binding protein, with translation MSEPGSSEATLIRIFVDGARSEPGRPAMREREKGIWLEYTRGEVLGHVRALALGLHALGLRRDDKVAIISDNRPEAYWMIFAAQAVGAVPVPIYQDAIAREVQYVVDHSDARFVLAEDQEQVDKLVEARAGLPKAERVFYDDPKGLRHYDHGWLMPLTELEARGREVEGARPGLFDELIAAGGPDDVALIAYTSGTTGLPKGAMLTHRTMIAAAHQFLAREKVREGDELLSYLPIAWVGETAWSLALGTVRGLTVNFPEGPETVLVNLREIGPHLFIGPPRIWENSYSEIRVKIDDSSRLKRWVFNRFMPVGEEVARRRMEGRPLSAWLRLRWVVGELLLFAPLRDQRGARRLRYAFTGGAPLAHEIILFYRGLGVNLKQIYGQTENCAFCCGQPDDGVKLGTVGLPYPGVEIRLTEDGEIVSRSGAMFAGYYKSPEATREVIRDNWLYSGDAGFFDQDGHLVVVDRLKDVTRLADGTTLAPQFLENKLKFSPYVKEAVVVGPDRPYVAALVNIDMETVGKWAERRQLTYTTYTDLAQKPEVYDLVYREVERVNQDLPAATRIRKYVLLHKELDPDDEEMTRTRKVRRRVIGQKYARIIDALYEDAPLVPVTAEITYQDGRKAVTETKLAIRTVETRSN, from the coding sequence ATGAGCGAGCCCGGGTCGTCCGAGGCCACGCTGATCCGGATATTCGTGGACGGGGCCCGGAGCGAGCCGGGGCGGCCTGCCATGCGGGAGCGGGAGAAGGGCATCTGGCTCGAGTACACGCGCGGCGAGGTGCTCGGACACGTGCGGGCCCTCGCGCTGGGGCTTCACGCCCTGGGGCTCCGGAGGGACGACAAGGTCGCCATCATCAGCGACAACCGCCCCGAGGCCTACTGGATGATCTTCGCGGCGCAGGCGGTGGGGGCGGTGCCCGTTCCCATCTACCAGGACGCGATCGCCCGGGAAGTTCAGTACGTCGTCGACCACTCGGACGCCCGCTTCGTGCTGGCCGAGGACCAGGAGCAGGTCGACAAGCTGGTCGAGGCCCGGGCCGGGCTTCCCAAGGCCGAGCGTGTCTTCTACGACGACCCCAAGGGGTTGCGGCATTACGACCACGGCTGGCTCATGCCGCTCACCGAGCTCGAGGCGCGCGGCCGGGAGGTCGAAGGGGCCCGCCCCGGCCTCTTCGACGAGCTGATCGCCGCCGGCGGGCCGGATGACGTCGCGCTCATCGCCTACACCTCGGGGACGACCGGTCTCCCCAAGGGCGCCATGCTGACCCATCGGACCATGATCGCCGCCGCCCACCAGTTCCTCGCCCGCGAGAAGGTCCGGGAGGGGGACGAGCTCCTCTCGTATCTGCCGATCGCCTGGGTGGGCGAGACGGCCTGGTCGCTCGCCCTGGGGACGGTGCGCGGGCTGACGGTCAACTTTCCCGAGGGGCCGGAGACCGTCCTGGTCAACCTCCGGGAGATCGGGCCGCACCTGTTCATCGGCCCGCCGCGGATCTGGGAGAACAGCTATTCCGAGATCCGGGTGAAGATCGACGATTCGAGTCGCCTCAAGCGGTGGGTCTTCAATCGGTTCATGCCGGTCGGGGAGGAGGTCGCCCGCCGGCGGATGGAGGGCCGACCCCTCTCGGCCTGGTTGCGCCTCCGGTGGGTCGTCGGCGAGCTCCTGCTCTTCGCGCCGCTGCGCGATCAGCGCGGAGCCCGGCGGCTCCGCTACGCGTTCACCGGGGGCGCTCCGCTGGCCCACGAGATCATCCTCTTCTACCGGGGACTGGGCGTGAACCTCAAGCAGATCTACGGGCAGACCGAGAACTGTGCCTTTTGCTGCGGCCAGCCCGATGACGGGGTGAAGCTGGGGACCGTGGGCCTGCCGTACCCCGGGGTGGAGATCCGGCTCACCGAGGACGGCGAGATCGTCTCGCGCAGCGGGGCCATGTTCGCCGGGTACTACAAGAGCCCGGAGGCGACCCGGGAGGTCATCCGGGACAACTGGCTATACTCGGGGGACGCCGGCTTCTTCGATCAGGACGGGCACCTGGTGGTCGTCGACCGGCTGAAGGACGTCACCCGCCTGGCCGACGGCACGACTCTCGCGCCCCAGTTCCTCGAGAACAAGCTGAAGTTCAGCCCCTACGTCAAGGAGGCCGTGGTGGTCGGGCCCGACCGCCCGTACGTCGCCGCGCTGGTCAACATCGACATGGAAACCGTCGGGAAATGGGCCGAGCGCCGGCAGCTCACCTATACGACCTACACCGACCTGGCCCAGAAGCCCGAGGTCTACGACCTCGTCTACCGCGAGGTGGAACGCGTCAACCAGGACTTGCCGGCGGCCACCCGGATCCGCAAGTACGTGCTCCTCCACAAGGAGCTGGACCCCGATGACGAGGAGATGACGCGAACCCGGAAGGTCCGGAGGCGCGTGATCGGCCAGAAGTACGCCAGGATCATCGACGCCCTGTACGAGGATGCGCCCCTGGTGCCGGTGACGGCCGAGATCACCTATCAGGACGGGCGCAAGGCGGTCACCGAGACCAAGCTCGCCATTCGCACGGTGGAGACGCGGAGCAACTAG
- a CDS encoding ABC transporter ATP-binding protein, whose translation MLPVSGALSRGSGGAALLEVRGVAKHFGGVQAVSAVDFTVGPCEIVSVIGPNGAGKTTLINAVSGIFPPSAGRIVFDSRDITGLSASEIARRGMARTFQNIALFRGMTVLDNLMLGRHVHIRSNPLAAALYWGPGRREEVRHRAAVEDVIDFLEIEAIRKAIVGTLPLGLQKRVELGRALALQPKLLLLDEPMSGMNVEEKEDMARFVIDVRDEWSIAIVLIEHDMGVVMDISERVIVLDLGQKIAEGSPAEVRGDPRVIKAYLGAKGVPAGAAG comes from the coding sequence GTGCTGCCGGTGAGCGGGGCACTGTCGCGCGGGAGCGGAGGGGCCGCGCTGCTCGAGGTCCGCGGGGTGGCGAAGCACTTCGGCGGCGTGCAGGCCGTCAGCGCGGTCGACTTCACGGTCGGCCCATGCGAGATCGTCTCCGTGATCGGCCCCAACGGGGCCGGCAAGACCACGCTGATCAACGCCGTGAGCGGCATCTTCCCGCCCAGCGCCGGGCGGATCGTCTTCGACAGCCGCGACATCACGGGGCTGTCCGCCTCCGAGATCGCTCGCCGCGGGATGGCCCGCACCTTTCAGAACATCGCCCTCTTCCGCGGGATGACGGTCCTCGACAACCTCATGCTGGGCCGACACGTCCACATCCGCTCGAACCCGCTGGCGGCGGCGCTGTACTGGGGCCCCGGCCGCCGCGAGGAGGTGCGCCATCGGGCGGCCGTGGAGGACGTCATCGACTTCCTGGAGATCGAGGCGATCCGGAAGGCGATCGTGGGTACCCTGCCGCTCGGCCTCCAGAAGCGGGTCGAGCTGGGACGGGCCCTCGCGCTCCAGCCCAAGCTGTTGCTGCTCGACGAGCCCATGAGCGGGATGAACGTCGAGGAGAAGGAGGACATGGCGCGGTTCGTCATCGACGTCCGCGACGAGTGGAGCATCGCCATCGTGCTCATCGAGCACGACATGGGCGTGGTGATGGACATCTCCGAGCGGGTCATCGTGCTCGACCTCGGGCAGAAGATCGCCGAGGGCAGCCCGGCCGAAGTCCGAGGGGACCCGCGCGTCATCAAGGCCTACCTGGGCGCGAAGGGCGTCCCCGCCGGAGCCGCCGGATGA
- a CDS encoding ABC transporter ATP-binding protein translates to MSENPRPLLSINNIEVIYDHVILVLKGVSLAVPEGGIVALLGANGAGKSTTLKAISGLLRTERGDVTKGSIELLGEAIHRRDPAEVVRRGVVQVMEGRRVFEHLTVEENLLTGAYTRRNGRSLKQAVERVYGYFPRLAERRNVDAGYISGGEQQMLAIGRALMARPRLMLLDEPSMGLAPMLVAEIFEIVHRLNRDEKVAVLLAEQNVAMALRFARYGYVMENGRIVLDGDARTIGENEDVKEFYLGLTGVGQRKSYRDVKHYRRRKRWLS, encoded by the coding sequence ATGAGCGAGAACCCGCGACCGCTTCTCTCGATTAACAACATCGAGGTCATCTACGACCACGTCATCCTGGTCCTGAAAGGGGTGTCCCTGGCCGTTCCCGAAGGGGGCATCGTGGCGCTCCTCGGCGCCAACGGGGCCGGGAAGAGCACGACCTTGAAGGCGATCTCGGGGCTGCTCCGAACGGAGCGTGGCGACGTCACCAAGGGCAGCATCGAGCTCCTGGGAGAGGCGATTCACCGGCGCGACCCGGCCGAGGTCGTCCGCCGCGGCGTCGTCCAGGTCATGGAGGGGCGCCGGGTCTTCGAGCACCTCACCGTAGAGGAGAACCTCCTGACCGGGGCCTACACGCGTCGGAATGGCCGGTCCCTGAAGCAGGCGGTCGAGCGGGTGTACGGGTACTTCCCGCGGCTGGCCGAACGGCGGAACGTGGATGCCGGTTACATCTCCGGCGGCGAACAGCAGATGCTGGCGATCGGGCGCGCCCTGATGGCGCGACCCCGTCTCATGCTGCTGGACGAGCCCTCCATGGGGCTGGCTCCGATGCTGGTCGCCGAGATTTTCGAGATCGTCCATCGGTTGAACCGGGACGAGAAAGTGGCCGTCCTGCTCGCGGAGCAGAACGTCGCGATGGCCCTCCGGTTCGCGCGGTACGGCTATGTGATGGAAAACGGCCGGATCGTGCTGGACGGCGACGCCAGGACGATCGGCGAGAACGAGGACGTCAAGGAGTTCTACCTGGGCCTGACCGGCGTGGGGCAGCGCAAGAGCTACCGGGACGTGAAGCACTATAGGCGCCGCAAGCGCTGGCTGAGCTAG
- a CDS encoding ABC transporter substrate-binding protein, producing MSVRRVIIGLLAIVVMAAPAVASAQAKEVFIPLLVYRTGPYAPSGIPIANGFVDYFSLVNERDGGLNGVKLAWEECETQYDTKQGVECYERLKAKGPVVVNPYSTGITYQLIPKAPVDKLVVFSMGYGMTAAADGRWFPWVFSFPTTYWSQASAVIRYIGQQEGGMDKLKGKKIAHIFHNSPYGKEANPTLETLSKQLGFDLTLLAVDHPGQEQKSTWLQVRRLNPDWIFMSGWGVMNQVAVKEAASIGYKMDHFIGNWWSANDSDVVPAGEGAKGYKGATFHAPGTSFKVHQDIVKFVYDKGKGSGKKEEMGSPLYNRGIVNAMLSAEAIRTAMTKFGNKPLTGEQVRWGFENLNLTEKRLEELGMKGFTHPIKVTCEDHEGNGPVLFQQWDGKKWSLVSDWIPTMREVVRPKIEEAAIQEGKKLGYEMRDCSKAG from the coding sequence ATGAGCGTGCGACGCGTGATCATCGGCCTACTGGCGATCGTGGTGATGGCGGCGCCGGCGGTGGCGTCGGCCCAGGCCAAGGAGGTCTTCATCCCGCTCCTCGTCTACCGGACCGGGCCCTACGCCCCCAGCGGGATTCCGATCGCCAACGGCTTCGTCGACTACTTCTCGCTCGTCAACGAGCGTGACGGCGGCCTCAACGGCGTCAAGCTGGCCTGGGAGGAGTGCGAGACCCAGTACGACACCAAGCAGGGGGTCGAGTGCTACGAGCGCCTGAAGGCCAAGGGTCCGGTGGTGGTCAATCCCTACAGCACCGGCATCACCTATCAGCTCATTCCCAAGGCCCCGGTCGACAAGCTCGTCGTCTTCTCGATGGGCTATGGGATGACGGCGGCCGCCGACGGCCGCTGGTTCCCCTGGGTCTTCAGCTTCCCCACCACGTACTGGAGCCAGGCTTCCGCGGTCATCCGGTACATCGGGCAGCAGGAAGGCGGGATGGACAAGCTCAAGGGCAAGAAGATCGCCCACATCTTCCACAACAGCCCGTATGGCAAGGAGGCCAACCCGACCCTGGAGACGCTGTCCAAGCAGCTCGGGTTCGATCTGACGCTGCTGGCCGTCGACCATCCGGGCCAGGAGCAGAAATCGACCTGGCTGCAGGTGCGCCGGCTCAACCCGGACTGGATCTTCATGTCCGGCTGGGGGGTCATGAACCAGGTCGCCGTCAAGGAAGCGGCGTCGATCGGGTACAAGATGGACCACTTCATCGGCAACTGGTGGTCGGCCAACGACTCGGATGTCGTCCCGGCCGGTGAGGGCGCCAAGGGGTACAAGGGCGCGACCTTCCACGCCCCCGGCACCAGCTTCAAGGTGCACCAGGACATCGTGAAGTTCGTCTACGACAAGGGCAAGGGGAGCGGCAAGAAGGAGGAGATGGGCAGCCCGCTCTACAACCGGGGCATCGTCAATGCCATGCTCTCGGCCGAGGCGATTCGTACCGCCATGACGAAGTTCGGGAACAAGCCGTTGACCGGGGAGCAGGTCCGGTGGGGCTTCGAGAACCTGAACCTCACCGAGAAGCGCCTCGAGGAGCTGGGGATGAAGGGCTTTACCCACCCGATCAAGGTGACCTGCGAGGACCACGAGGGCAACGGCCCGGTCCTCTTCCAGCAATGGGACGGCAAGAAGTGGAGCCTGGTCTCGGACTGGATTCCTACCATGCGCGAGGTCGTGCGGCCGAAGATCGAAGAGGCCGCCATCCAGGAAGGGAAGAAGCTCGGGTACGAGATGCGCGACTGCTCGAAGGCGGGCTGA
- a CDS encoding branched-chain amino acid ABC transporter permease yields MIYREAGQFKTSYASDQAIFPIAQDRWVVVLAVLAAFLVPPLVANEYWLQAILIPFLIYSLAALGLNLLTGYAGQLSLGTGGFMAVGAYAAFKLTTAFPGVNILIVFLIAGIVAAAVGLLFGIPSLRIKGFYLAVATLAAQFFLVWLFNKVAWFSNYASSGTITAPPRTVFGVMVTGPGATASARYVTALALVAVFALAAKNLVRGRVGRSWMAIRDRDIAAEIIGVRPLRTKLLAFGISSFYCGVAGAELVFLYLGSAETLAFDVGLSFLVLFMVIIGGLGSILGSFLGAAFIVLVPIFLTRVPRSVGLDLPVALQKQIELMVFGALIIFFLIVEPNGLARLWQITKEKLRLWPFPH; encoded by the coding sequence GTGATCTACCGCGAGGCGGGGCAGTTCAAGACCAGCTACGCCAGCGACCAGGCGATCTTTCCCATCGCCCAGGACCGCTGGGTCGTCGTCCTGGCGGTGCTGGCGGCCTTCCTGGTGCCGCCGCTGGTCGCGAACGAGTACTGGCTGCAGGCGATCCTGATCCCGTTCCTCATCTATTCCCTGGCCGCCCTCGGCCTGAACCTCCTCACCGGCTACGCCGGCCAGCTCTCGCTCGGCACCGGAGGCTTCATGGCGGTCGGCGCCTACGCCGCCTTCAAGCTGACCACCGCCTTTCCCGGAGTCAACATCCTGATCGTGTTCCTGATCGCGGGCATCGTGGCGGCCGCCGTCGGTCTGCTGTTCGGGATCCCCAGTCTGCGGATCAAGGGCTTCTATCTCGCGGTGGCCACCCTGGCCGCTCAGTTCTTCCTCGTCTGGCTCTTCAACAAGGTGGCGTGGTTCTCCAACTACGCCTCGTCGGGCACGATCACGGCGCCCCCGCGCACCGTGTTCGGCGTGATGGTCACCGGTCCCGGCGCGACAGCCTCCGCCCGTTACGTGACCGCGCTCGCCCTGGTAGCCGTCTTCGCCCTGGCCGCCAAGAATCTGGTCCGGGGGCGGGTCGGGCGATCGTGGATGGCGATCCGCGACCGCGACATCGCGGCCGAGATCATCGGCGTCAGGCCGCTTCGGACGAAGCTGCTCGCCTTCGGCATCAGCTCGTTCTACTGCGGGGTGGCCGGGGCCGAGCTGGTCTTTCTCTACCTGGGAAGCGCCGAGACGCTCGCCTTCGACGTGGGCCTGTCGTTCCTCGTCCTGTTCATGGTCATCATCGGGGGCCTCGGCTCGATCCTCGGCTCGTTCCTCGGCGCCGCCTTCATCGTGCTGGTGCCGATCTTCCTGACCCGGGTACCGCGAAGCGTCGGGCTCGATCTCCCCGTCGCCCTCCAGAAGCAGATCGAGCTCATGGTGTTCGGCGCCCTGATCATCTTCTTTCTCATCGTCGAACCAAACGGTCTGGCCCGACTCTGGCAGATCACCAAGGAGAAGCTGCGGCTGTGGCCGTTCCCGCACTGA